The proteins below are encoded in one region of Cololabis saira isolate AMF1-May2022 chromosome 21, fColSai1.1, whole genome shotgun sequence:
- the rln3a gene encoding relaxin-3a isoform X2: MWKAVVLALCLLAAGGQPMEDPTYGVKLCGREFIRAVIFTCGGSRWRRSLRSSDVSEDPFSFHQESSEGFNPNFEVETILQKNKDVSFPSRDDREGVFSRPARSFITEEILEALRKADRKGRDVVVGLSNACCKWGCSKSEISSLC, encoded by the exons ATGTGGAAAGCTGTGGTATTGGCTTTGTGTCTCCTTGCGGCAGGGGGTCAGCCGATGGAGGACCCAACATACGGGGTGAAGCTCTGTGGACGCGAGTTCATACGGGCTGTCATCTTCACTTGTGGTGGTTCACGATGGAGACGATCACTCAGGAGTTCAG ATGTTTCAGAGGACCCATTCAGTTTCCACCAGGAGTCCTCAGAGGGCTTTAATCCCAATTTTGAGGTGGAAACCATccttcaaaaaaacaaagatgttaGCTTTCCATCCAGAGACGACAGGGAAGGCGTGTTCAGCAGACCCGCCCGATCGTTCATAACTGAGGAAATCTTGGAGGCTCTTCGTAAAGCTGACCGCAAAGGCAGGGATGTGGTGGTGGGTCTGTCTAATGCCTGCTGCAAGTGGGGCTGCAGCAAAAGTGAGATCAGCTCCCTTTGCTGA
- the rln3a gene encoding relaxin-3a isoform X1, whose protein sequence is MWKAVVLALCLLAAGGQPMEDPTYGVKLCGREFIRAVIFTCGGSRWRRSLRSSADVSEDPFSFHQESSEGFNPNFEVETILQKNKDVSFPSRDDREGVFSRPARSFITEEILEALRKADRKGRDVVVGLSNACCKWGCSKSEISSLC, encoded by the exons ATGTGGAAAGCTGTGGTATTGGCTTTGTGTCTCCTTGCGGCAGGGGGTCAGCCGATGGAGGACCCAACATACGGGGTGAAGCTCTGTGGACGCGAGTTCATACGGGCTGTCATCTTCACTTGTGGTGGTTCACGATGGAGACGATCACTCAGGAGTTCAG CAGATGTTTCAGAGGACCCATTCAGTTTCCACCAGGAGTCCTCAGAGGGCTTTAATCCCAATTTTGAGGTGGAAACCATccttcaaaaaaacaaagatgttaGCTTTCCATCCAGAGACGACAGGGAAGGCGTGTTCAGCAGACCCGCCCGATCGTTCATAACTGAGGAAATCTTGGAGGCTCTTCGTAAAGCTGACCGCAAAGGCAGGGATGTGGTGGTGGGTCTGTCTAATGCCTGCTGCAAGTGGGGCTGCAGCAAAAGTGAGATCAGCTCCCTTTGCTGA
- the il12rb2l gene encoding interleukin 12 receptor, beta 2a, like isoform X1 codes for MATQRTRLVPHILLVLLSTCAAAGPPAPPSNLECYRPCDEKECSLIRCKWTPNPKINSSYHLYWMPANNMDGSITSEYSSDGIIYREQFPSDGDFRVWVEASNQYGSVRSQEILLNAEHIIKPPPPTFSSSSQDPLQIYWGSQEDPLEIHWGTICNNLQRQVGTCDVRYNTEDNQKFGFEDGLCSTYSVLDPQPGTIYEFQVRCACDSSLMSDWSKVLRIKSPESAPVGEVDVWRDCDVSSAGHNCFLTWKNLSISQGRGLILVYEISIIYSDDNVKQMNVSALESSSLSAYNETMWRLSSSLKDVSTVSVSAYNALGATNATHLVVPLKGKDGNDQTIHLLITDQNLTVSWDLPPQFSDNLKQYVVQYKECSPRQTFDWIKVDTDETEVYFQGTFKKYTPYRVSMFAVSNMNEVYQLSTAIGYSAQGAPSMVPTFKLLSVTATDATLFWEPVPFSKQNGVISNYLVGVEKQQVYNVTVTPEHGNQTLELKNLSPAHDYKVWISAVTAAGPGVKVTQTFKTKQSSLSLLGFLLVIPVILLVCFVFFLLNAIQGKGSVCRFWPQCVYEKIPDPRNSHIFRQAKNQINESFTWNSIRTYEPHPKISLLEIVERTPIAVDSNGLTRPVMKEECSQMDYEDGRRVDVVPEECDRTDHRYGKGEYSKMDNSDEERNDCSSSSEEEHYTSGYEKHFMPSVLEILGD; via the exons ATGGCCACACAGAGGACGCGTCTGGTTCCGCACATCCTGCTCGTCCTGCTGAgcacttgtgcagcagcag GTCCCCCTGCTCCTCCCTCTAATCTCGAGTGCTATAGACCATGTGATGAGAAAGAGTGTTCACTTATACGTTGCAAATGGACACCAAACCCCAAGATCAACTCCTCCTACCATTTGTACTGGATGCCAGCAAATAACAT GGATGGGTCCATCACCAGTGAGTACAGTTCAGATGGGATTATCTATCGTGAACAGTTTCCCAGCGATGGAGACTTTCGTGTTTGGGTCGAGGCTTCAAACCAGTATGGTTCTGTTAGATCTCAGGAAATTCTCTTGAATGCAGAACATATCA tcAAGCCGCCTCCTCCTACGTTCTCATCAAGCAGTCAGGACCCACTACAGATTTATTGGGGCAGTCAGGAGGACCCACTAGAGATTCATTGGGGCACCATATGTAACAACCTGCAGCGGCAGGTTGGAACCTGTGATGTCAGATATAACACTGAGGACAACCAAAAGTTTGGG TTTGAGGATGGGCTATGTAGCACCTATTCAGTCTTGGACCCTCAGCCCGGCACAATCTATGAATTTCAAGTTCGATGCGCCTGTGACTCGAGCCTCATGAGTGACTGGAGTAAAGTGCTAAGAATAAAAAGTCCAGAGTCGG CCCCAGTTGGAGAGGTGGATGTATGGAGGGACTGTGACGTGTCCTCGGCAGGACACAACTGTTTTCTGACTTGGAAG AACCTGTCAATTTCTCAGGGACGAGGACTCATTCTGGTTTATGAAATCAGTATAATTTACAGCGACGACAATGTGAAGCAGATGAATGTATCTGCACTTGAATCGAGCAGCCTGTCAGCGTATAATGAGACGATGTGGCGCCTCAGCTCCTCTCTGAAAGATGTGTCAACAGTCAGTGTGTCAGCCTACAATGCTCTTGGTGCTACAAATGCTACTCACCTAGTTGTACCACTAAAAG GTAAAGATGGAAATGATCAAACGATTCACCTGCTGATAACCGATCAAAACCTCACTGTGTCCTGGGACCTGCCCCCGCAGTTCTCAGACAACCTCAAACAATACGTGGTGCAATACAAAGAGTGTTCACCACGCCAAACCTTTGACTGGATCAAAGTGGACACAGATGAAACAGAAGTATATTTTCAAG GCACATTCAAAAAATACACACCGTACCGAGTGTCAATGTTTGCAGTGTCGAACATGAATGAAGTGTATCAACTCTCAACAGCCATTGGATATTCTGCTCAAGGAG CTCCCTCCATGGTTCCGACCTTTAAGCTGCTGTCAGTAACTGCCACTGATGCGACTCTGTTTTGGGAGCCTGTCCCCTTCTCCAAGCAGAACGGTGTGATCTCAAATTACCTAGTAGGAGTAGAGAAGCAACAAG TATACAATGTGACTGTAACCCCAGAACATGGAAATCAGACTTTGGAGCTGAAAAATCTTAGTCCAGCCCATGACTACAAGGTGTGGATCAGCGCTGTGACAGCAGCTGGGCCCGGTGTAAAAGTAACCCAAACGTTCAAAACCAAGCAGTCTT CACTGAGTTTACTGGGATTCCTGCTAGTAATTCCTGTCATACTCTTAGtatgctttgttttctttttactcaa TGCTATTCAAGGGAAAGGCAGTGTGTGCAGATTTTGGCCTCAGTGTGTCTATGAGAAAATACCAGATCCCCGCAATAGCCATATCTTCAGACAAGCGAAGAACCAG ATTAATGAGTCTTTCACTTGGAACTCCATCAGGACCTATGAACCTCATCCTAAGATTTCTTTGTTAGAAATTGTGGAAAGAACGCCCATTGCTGTTGACTCTAATGGATTAACTAGACCGGTGATGAAAGAGGAGTGTTCACAGATGGATTATGAGGATGGCCGGAGGGTGGATGTTGTTCCAGAGGAGTGTGACAGGACAGACCACAGATATGGAAAAGGGGAGTACAGCAAAATGGATAACTCGGATGAGGAAAGGAATGATTGTTCAAGCTCATCAGAGGAAGAACATTATACATCAGGTTATGAAAAGCACTTCATGCCTTCTGTGTTGGAAATACTGGGAGACTGA
- the il12rb2l gene encoding interleukin 12 receptor, beta 2a, like isoform X2 — protein sequence MATQRTRLVPHILLVLLSTCAAAGPPAPPSNLECYRPCDEKECSLIRCKWTPNPKINSSYHLYWMPANNMDGSITSEYSSDGIIYREQFPSDGDFRVWVEASNQYGSVRSQEILLNAEHIIKPPPPTFSSSSQDPLQIYWGSQEDPLEIHWGTICNNLQRQVGTCDVRYNTEDNQKFGFEDGLCSTYSVLDPQPGTIYEFQVRCACDSSLMSDWSKVLRIKSPESAPVGEVDVWRDCDVSSAGHNCFLTWKNLSISQGRGLILVYEISIIYSDDNVKQMNVSALESSSLSAYNETMWRLSSSLKDVSTVSVSAYNALGATNATHLVVPLKDGNDQTIHLLITDQNLTVSWDLPPQFSDNLKQYVVQYKECSPRQTFDWIKVDTDETEVYFQGTFKKYTPYRVSMFAVSNMNEVYQLSTAIGYSAQGAPSMVPTFKLLSVTATDATLFWEPVPFSKQNGVISNYLVGVEKQQVYNVTVTPEHGNQTLELKNLSPAHDYKVWISAVTAAGPGVKVTQTFKTKQSSLSLLGFLLVIPVILLVCFVFFLLNAIQGKGSVCRFWPQCVYEKIPDPRNSHIFRQAKNQINESFTWNSIRTYEPHPKISLLEIVERTPIAVDSNGLTRPVMKEECSQMDYEDGRRVDVVPEECDRTDHRYGKGEYSKMDNSDEERNDCSSSSEEEHYTSGYEKHFMPSVLEILGD from the exons ATGGCCACACAGAGGACGCGTCTGGTTCCGCACATCCTGCTCGTCCTGCTGAgcacttgtgcagcagcag GTCCCCCTGCTCCTCCCTCTAATCTCGAGTGCTATAGACCATGTGATGAGAAAGAGTGTTCACTTATACGTTGCAAATGGACACCAAACCCCAAGATCAACTCCTCCTACCATTTGTACTGGATGCCAGCAAATAACAT GGATGGGTCCATCACCAGTGAGTACAGTTCAGATGGGATTATCTATCGTGAACAGTTTCCCAGCGATGGAGACTTTCGTGTTTGGGTCGAGGCTTCAAACCAGTATGGTTCTGTTAGATCTCAGGAAATTCTCTTGAATGCAGAACATATCA tcAAGCCGCCTCCTCCTACGTTCTCATCAAGCAGTCAGGACCCACTACAGATTTATTGGGGCAGTCAGGAGGACCCACTAGAGATTCATTGGGGCACCATATGTAACAACCTGCAGCGGCAGGTTGGAACCTGTGATGTCAGATATAACACTGAGGACAACCAAAAGTTTGGG TTTGAGGATGGGCTATGTAGCACCTATTCAGTCTTGGACCCTCAGCCCGGCACAATCTATGAATTTCAAGTTCGATGCGCCTGTGACTCGAGCCTCATGAGTGACTGGAGTAAAGTGCTAAGAATAAAAAGTCCAGAGTCGG CCCCAGTTGGAGAGGTGGATGTATGGAGGGACTGTGACGTGTCCTCGGCAGGACACAACTGTTTTCTGACTTGGAAG AACCTGTCAATTTCTCAGGGACGAGGACTCATTCTGGTTTATGAAATCAGTATAATTTACAGCGACGACAATGTGAAGCAGATGAATGTATCTGCACTTGAATCGAGCAGCCTGTCAGCGTATAATGAGACGATGTGGCGCCTCAGCTCCTCTCTGAAAGATGTGTCAACAGTCAGTGTGTCAGCCTACAATGCTCTTGGTGCTACAAATGCTACTCACCTAGTTGTACCACTAAAAG ATGGAAATGATCAAACGATTCACCTGCTGATAACCGATCAAAACCTCACTGTGTCCTGGGACCTGCCCCCGCAGTTCTCAGACAACCTCAAACAATACGTGGTGCAATACAAAGAGTGTTCACCACGCCAAACCTTTGACTGGATCAAAGTGGACACAGATGAAACAGAAGTATATTTTCAAG GCACATTCAAAAAATACACACCGTACCGAGTGTCAATGTTTGCAGTGTCGAACATGAATGAAGTGTATCAACTCTCAACAGCCATTGGATATTCTGCTCAAGGAG CTCCCTCCATGGTTCCGACCTTTAAGCTGCTGTCAGTAACTGCCACTGATGCGACTCTGTTTTGGGAGCCTGTCCCCTTCTCCAAGCAGAACGGTGTGATCTCAAATTACCTAGTAGGAGTAGAGAAGCAACAAG TATACAATGTGACTGTAACCCCAGAACATGGAAATCAGACTTTGGAGCTGAAAAATCTTAGTCCAGCCCATGACTACAAGGTGTGGATCAGCGCTGTGACAGCAGCTGGGCCCGGTGTAAAAGTAACCCAAACGTTCAAAACCAAGCAGTCTT CACTGAGTTTACTGGGATTCCTGCTAGTAATTCCTGTCATACTCTTAGtatgctttgttttctttttactcaa TGCTATTCAAGGGAAAGGCAGTGTGTGCAGATTTTGGCCTCAGTGTGTCTATGAGAAAATACCAGATCCCCGCAATAGCCATATCTTCAGACAAGCGAAGAACCAG ATTAATGAGTCTTTCACTTGGAACTCCATCAGGACCTATGAACCTCATCCTAAGATTTCTTTGTTAGAAATTGTGGAAAGAACGCCCATTGCTGTTGACTCTAATGGATTAACTAGACCGGTGATGAAAGAGGAGTGTTCACAGATGGATTATGAGGATGGCCGGAGGGTGGATGTTGTTCCAGAGGAGTGTGACAGGACAGACCACAGATATGGAAAAGGGGAGTACAGCAAAATGGATAACTCGGATGAGGAAAGGAATGATTGTTCAAGCTCATCAGAGGAAGAACATTATACATCAGGTTATGAAAAGCACTTCATGCCTTCTGTGTTGGAAATACTGGGAGACTGA